The Drosophila innubila isolate TH190305 chromosome 2L unlocalized genomic scaffold, UK_Dinn_1.0 4_B_2L, whole genome shotgun sequence genome segment AGGATTACAAGCAGCCAAGCtatgcaacaaataaaaaacatgcaAATAAGCAACAATTTAGCATGATAGTCTATAGTACACCCTGATATTTATGATATTCTATTTGCATGAAATGTGTAATGTAGGATGACAAAGCGAAAGTGGAAACTAAATCAAAGCATCACACAGCTGGTAGGAAATTTCGCCTTAGAGGTGATATCGACTGTGATTTCGCACAGGGGTGTTCCGGAAATACAAACGAACCgaaaaaccaaccaaaatcacatacatttttggttggCTTATCAACTTTTGTCGAATTGTCGGAAAAAATCTTTAACATATCAATCTGGAAATATCACACTTTTAAGTTAAAGTGATAAAATGgtgaatacatttttgaaatccGACAAAATAGGAAGTGAAAACCTGAATATTTCAACAACATAAATAGCTGGAAGTTTGAATCGGACTGCTAAATGAATCTGTATGATGTTAaacttatattaatttaaaataattatatttttaattattaactaatCATGTTTTATGTagttacattttcattttaacatACAACTAAACGGCGCTAAATGTCAAGTCAATGGACGATTTTTGATTGAagttatctttaaaattaaaattttcaacatttaaggAAGTTTTACAAGACAAATGAATAAAACAGAGACAGTCCAAAGAACCTCTCTTTGCTCTGCCTAAATACCCTCACACAACATTCTAGGGTATCAAAAAAGGTTCTGTCAATCAAACGAAGCAGACGCATTGTGTCAGCATAAACCAAAGACTTGTCTCAGCTGAATCCCTCTCTCACATCTTTTTGCAGAACCCAACAATAGTTCGTGCTCATCTATTTTTCTTACTGGACTGAAATGAACGCCACCTCGCCAAAGTCCTCGCTGGTCAAGCTGGGCCTGCATACCAATAAACAAAAGACACTGAAGGTCATGGTGCTGGGTCAAAGTGGTGTGGGCAAAACGGGTAAGTATCAAGTTAAGTAATAATAGGCCAGACATGGCTTCTACTCACTCTTTCCGCTCTATTAGCCATGGTGGTGCGCTTTATAACCCGCCGATTTATTGGAGAATATGATCCAAATTTGGAGAAAATTTATAGCTGCCAAACAACGCTGGACAATGAAGCGATACAGTTTGACATTCTCGATGCCACTGGGCAGCTGCATGTAagtaaataccctgtacttatcTAGATGCAAAACTGAGGGTTGCTGATTTACAGGAACTGGATGGTGTAAGCCTGGAGTCAAATATACGTTGGGCAGACGCATTTATACTCGTTTACTCCATCACTGATAAGTGCTCCTTTGACGAGTGCAGTCGTCTGAAGTTTCTCATCAACTACAACAAACGAAGACGCAAATTGGGTTCCACCAGCAaggtgagtttttttttaaagaatattcgAGCTTACTGTATTGAGTTTTGATAGTCTTTCGGGTCCGAATTGATCCACgcaaataaatcatttatttgaaaagtttactctgattttttaaatagataaataaattatgacttctttaaaacatttcttttaaaatttacttttcacgtttttacaattttttgtttgttttcatatcTATCGTCAACTAAGCATGGAATACTAGtagttataattataataagaaagattttatgtaataattaatttttaaaaaattgtatcagctatgctaaatttttatacataacaatctcattaaatttttcgaATATTTCAAGAAGTTAAAGGTTATAAGAAAATTTGATTCTTATTtaagtttcattttcatttatttatgataattaagttaaaaattaataaatgaactGGAATGCCCTTTTTCATAGCAAAGCTagtttgtaatatatatataaaaacatgaTTCAATTCAGTCTTCTTTTCGgtgttatataatttaagcaaattagtATTAGGCttcattaaacattttgtttgtatcCAAACTTCGATAAACGAAACATCAGCTTAATATTGAATAGACTTGACAATGTATGGATCAGTTTGCTCaagttgcaatattttttaacaccACTAAGTTCCAGTTATCATTCTTCCAGGATTATACGTTGGATATACCCGTCATACTCGTGGGCAATAAGACAGATCAGACTGGCGATCGCATGGTCAATCTGGATGAGGGACAACGACGATTTCGTGAGCTCTCCTGTGCCTGCTTTCATGAGATTTCAGTTAGGGAGAGCGTTGATCaggtaaatattaatatatattaattattaattttgatttaagttaCAAAATTTCTTTACAGGTGCAGAATGTGTTCCGCGATGTGTTTCGCTTTTGGCGTGTGTTCACCAAATTTCCAAAGCTCAAACGTTCCACCAGCGATGTGGCCCATGCCGCCAATGGCATCTTAACACCAGACTCCGGTTCCTGCTCCTTTTACGATTCGACGCCCTTGGGCGTGGCACGTCGCTCGTTTCTAGTCATTGGCAGCGCTGGCCAAGAGGAGAGCAGCGGGGATCATACGGAATCCACGGATGACATTGCCAGCAGCAGTCTGGGCAGCTCCCGCAGCGATATCGATGCTCCGTTTCGTAATCGTGCCTCCACCGATGGCACCTTGTTGTCCAGACCGAGACGTTGGCGTTATCCGCCGCCAGGATGCTTATTGCCACACACGAATCGGGTGGAGCGTCGCATGAGCATCTCGACGAGGGGCAGCAATGCCAGCTACTGACCTGACTTCGATTTGGTTTAGTTAGTCCAATTGTTCCgccaaatatatttatagctaaTTGTTGAAAGCCtcaaagatattttattttttccattgaTTGCAGCATAATAATATGACTCCTGGCACTTTGCTTGTGAGTTGGCGAGCATACACAATAAAAGTAGGTAAGAAAGGTATTTTAAAAGGGTATACTTCTAAATATAACAGACCCAAGAAGGCATCTATAACTCTATAAGGAACAGTCGGAGTTCTAttcaataaagtaaataatttgattttaaaatgttattatagcATTGTGTATACGATACGATCGAGCTCATTATACGATATTACGATTATAGTTAATCTTTAAAGCACTCATTTTAAGATGTAAATTCTTTATAAGGAACTTCCAGATAATAAAGGATTCTTCTAGCCTTTCACGATATAATTTTACTTGTACTTGTTCTCTTGATTTGTCACTTTCTATCATTTTAACAGATATGATAAAGCATGgtactaaattttaaatgctttgatttttgtattttggagCACATTCTTCGCcctaaaattaacaaaattgattGACGGGATTTTAATGATAAAACCTTAACATATGagacataaataatttaccaTTTCCATCCATCTACTCTAGTTACGATTGTAAACTGgataaaaaaagtttgtatATAACTTTCCAATTTGGATTTCTAGAAGCTTTCGGGctacatttattttgcacttgcaacaatttaaacagCGAACAGATAACTGTAAAGTGAAAAGTGGAAAGTGGAGTCTAAGAGTGGTTTGTTAGATATGATTAAAGAGATTCCTTGCTAATCATCGTCAATCTTTAGCATATACTCTTCGGCGCGCAGAGCAAGTTCACGTATATTGCGTAGACATCCAGCGGCAGCGAGTTGCAGCTCCTTGTTGGTGGAGCCAATGCACTCGAGGAGGAAGGGCACCACACCGCTCTAAAATTGGAAGAGAGGTTAAGAAATTAACTTAGGAAAAGGAGACATAAAATTGAGTGTAACCTGGTGCATGGTGATGCAGTTCTGTGGATCCATTGAGAGCTTCTCGAGTGCCATGGCTGTGGTGCGATGCACCAAAGGATTCTCGCTTGTCATGTAGGTGACAATGGGTGTCACAGTGCGCAGACGTCCAAGTTCCTCGGTGTTGTTGCCAAAACAGGCACAGGCTGCAACGGCAGCTGCCAGATTCATGCGCAGCATATCATCCGTGGTATTAACCAGATCTGCCAGCTTATAGATCACACGCAGATCCGTGAGAATGGCCAGATTGGTTTGATCCAAGGCAATCGTGGCAATAGCTGCACAGACTGCAGACAGTACCATGATTTCCTTTGATTTGAGCAGACCCACAACTAGTTCCATGGCTCCCACCAGACTACGCACCAATTCTGCCGAATCGGTGGCATTCTTCACACACGGGCAAATGGCATAGGCAGCATTAGCTTGAACCCTTGGACTGGTGTTCTTAAGCAGCGACCAGACCAGACGCACTGCATCGAGTTTCTCCAGAACTCGCATGCTATCGGGATCCTCGGCACACTCCTTGATCGCCTTGGCCAAGTTCTCGAGCAGTGGCGGGTGCGAGGAATTGAGTAGAGCCACCATAGCTGGCAAGCCACCAGAATTATGCACCGCAACACGATTGTCCTGGAAATTGGGATGTAAAATAACCAACACtgcatctatatatttttaaaccaaatgCATCTATGTATGTTTTTCTCAAGTTGCTGTCAACCTCACATTCTAGACAAAATGTCAGACAAAGAAAGTTTGATTTTCTTGCTATAAATGTATTTGCAGGCTAAATTATTGCATACCTTTAGGAGCcttaattgtttaatatcaTTCAACCTAACTTGTTAACGTTATGTTTATCTGATATTAATGAgataatgcaaaataatagATACGATATGAAACGTTGTTCATCAACAAGAGAGTgctattttcaaaaatgatgGTGTAATGGATTGTTTTGGGATTTGCATGGGGGAACGGTTGAGTGGAAAAAGTTTGATATACTCCCATATTACTCCATACTCATGGAAGTCTATCTGCCGAATTTGGTCAGTGAGATATAGTCACAGTtcacacaaaaattaaatgactttaaaattttgggcCAAGCCATCCGTAAGATATGGagtgtttttttgttgaacgattttaatataatttgaatgcagaatgaattaaaggGACAAGCCATGTTGAATGCTTATGATTGCATATGAATGCTTGAAATCGGTCGaccctttgacctagcaacttaacaagtcaaaatttttgtccaatctggcatattattttaaaagaaaatgaaacatcTTATAAGCAAATTTGCAAAGTTTTATCATGTTTTATGGGAACAAAAATATCGATTGATCGAAAGTGTCTTTTCGATGCATAACCCCTAAGTTCAAAATAACATGCCTACCTGAAAGCGCACACATTCCGACAAAGCACCTGTGACGTTAGTGAGCACCTCATCGCACTCATCGGCAAGCAAAGCCACTAGATGATGAATGACATTCATTTCATCGAGCTCCTTGACATTCTCATCCGTCATGGCACACATCCAAATTGCACCCGTTGCACCACGCAACAGTGGTTTATTATCCCGTATCGTCTTATCCTTGATAATCGCCACTAGAGGCTCAAGTCCGCCTGCCTCACGTACCAAATCCCGGGTGGTCGCATCAAAGGCGCATTTGTAGAGCGCCGAGCTGCCCTCGACTTTAAGATCAATGCACTCCGATTTTAGGTGATTCACAATATCCGCTATCATGCCCTCTGTGGTGATGGCCAATTGGAATTTTGGCTCCGAGGAGCATTTCTGTACGGTGCCCATAATGGGTATTACCACGTCGATGTGCACGGACTTTAACAGATTGGCCATCAAAGGCACAATGCCGCTCTTACGCATCTGCTCCATATTATGCTTGGAGTCGGCCAGTGTCCAGAGAGCACGAGCTCCTGCCCGAGCCATGTTCAGACATTCAATCTCCTCAACGCTAAGCTGATCTCGGGGAGTTTGCAAAATGCTGCAAGagatacacagagagaaaattgcgaaaaacaattaaaattaaattagaatttccataaattaagtattttcgaTTCTGAAAACCCTCTCGTTACTAAAATAAACCTGAAAACTCTTTAACaaaaatctctaaaaataaaataagtacaaaaattttttaagcctCTTGGACTAACTTCTAAAATATTGAACTGAAATaagtcaaataatttttgctaATATGAATTTGGGAAAATGAATTCGAAAATGTGCTGTTAAACTGTGTAGAAGGTTTCGATTACCTGAAGGGTGacaatatgttaaaaaatttcaaaaagttttttagtgataaaatgctcaatttttatatttttataaaaaagctttttaatttgattagtaATTACGCGTACCTTTCaggataaaaagaaaaagttaaatttatcggttgtttttcaagttgtatcaatttaaaaaagatgAGAAGCAGTTCTGCTCTGAAAAATTGAGTCTCTGCTTTACTGAATTATTGGTGTAATCAATCTTTTCGTTCTTTCATACTAACTGACATTTTATACTTAGTATGTTTATTCAAGTTGGTAGGATGAATACATAAAGTATCATTGTAGTCATCATTGTAGTTAAATCAAGAAAGAAATGAACGAAATTttcgaatttgaaatttagttaaaaataactCGTAGGGTTTTCGGTGCggattttttgaatttatatatagattatatGCAGAGTATTCTATAAAGCATATTTCTTACCTCATCTTGATATCCAGCAGATCCACCAGCTTGGAGATTCCTCCACAACTGCGCACATATTTGCGTGCCAAGCGAACTTTGCTAACATTGGATAAAGTTTCGGCAGCCATGGTTTTCAGATCCTTCATAGAGGAACTCAGAATGTCGACAATCAGGGGAATACCATCGAGATCGACAATTGTTTTGCGTATGTCAATGTTGAGTGTGATATCGGATAGAACAGATAAAGCACCCAGGCAGCATTTGGTATCGTTGCACTCCAGTATATTAACCAGGACATCAAGACCGCCAATATCCTGTATGGCAAACTGATTTATTTGCGTGCGCAGATCGTAATCCTGGAGACAGCATAAGGATACTATCGTTGCCGTCTGATTACCCGCCTTGATGTATTTCACTAGCTTCTGGATATTATAGTATTCGGCGGGTATTTCGGCAGCTCGTGCCACATCTTTCCAGCGTTCCTCCTCGTCCGTCGAGGACTCCTCTTCAGTTGTATCGGAATCCTCAACCACCACTTGACGTTTGTCCCGAGAGAAACGATCTGGACAGGAACCACATTGTTCGCGTATTTTACGCTGCCGTCGCGGCGCAGCTCCGCTGCCTATCATATTTGAGCTATACTTTTAATGTATCggatttatatttgtaaaatatacttttatatataatggCTCAGCGATGGCGCTTCGATGTTTTACAACTTTGTTGTTTAGGAATTTTTGTGTAACTTATGTATAGGAATTTCAAATGCCAGTAAATAATCGATTAAATAACATGTGTTGCTAGGGTAACCCTTTTCAAGCAGTAAATTTGTAGTTATTTGCCTTATGTTATCTAATATAAcaacatttatattaaaagaagctataaataccaattaatttatgtatacttaagcaaaattgtaattaacaaaataaaacattgcTGCTCTACAAAAACATTATTGTAcactgttacatacattccaacgaaaataatatacccttttacaaTATaaccttttaaaaatataattgcttATCTTAGTAAATTCAACACGCCCTAAtgctctgtttttttttttttaatactaatttgACTTCCTGTCAAACAAAAGCTTTCAATGGATCCGATAGGAAAGAACTTCCCAGTTTTTTATCAAAGCATTGATAACAAGTGCAATAAAACCTTAACAGTTTTGCACTGCGATTTtgacaaacccaatagactctttttgatttttttaatgaaaaaaaacctTACTAATGctttaagctaaaaaaatgtaaaacggAACTTTCAGAGATCACTACTTAACTTATGTACTATAGATTTCATCGATGATCGTTTGTTTGGGTTTGTATcccaacattttttaataatagtttttgtATGCTTTCGATTCGGATAGTCCTTTATATCCTCGAGGGGGGGTCGTTTACCTGAAGTCAAGAAAGTATTAAGAACGACTTAGAgaagataaatatttactgACCTTGGCTAACCACATTAATAATGGCGAGTGATGTATGATTTCCCAAGTGATAGAACGGTTTCTTCTGCGACATCGCTTCCCATAAAACGATTCCGAAACTATAAACATCACTCATTTCCGTATAATTTTTGCCATTGGCAACCTGTGCATAAAAAATTGCGTTTTAATTGGTTTGGCTTATCTGCCGATTATCACCGACTTCAGGTGCCATATATTCAGCTGTCCCAACACTCTGTGTCATCATAGTAGCCTTTTCTCTAACTGTACCAAAGTCGGCGATCTTTAATGTTCGGTAATTGTTGGCAAGTAACAAGTTTTTCGTCTTAATATCCCGATGGATAATTGGTTTTGGCATGGCATGTAAATATTCAATACCCTGCAAATTTTGGAAAACTATTACAATTACTCTGGTGTGAAGAAATCCCGTTTGAATTGAACTTACCAGGGCTAATTGGCGCATTAAGTCAAGGGCTGCTGACATCGTATAGCTTttcatctcttttttttcttcgccTTCTTGATGTATGTAATCGTAGAGTGTTCCACAGTCTGCAAACtccattataattattgttttgaatTCGTTGTTTACCATGGTTCCAAAAAACTTGATAATATTTCTATGGTTGGCTTCAGATAGATATTTTACTTCATTTTCAATGGATTTCTTAACataatcattttgttcatgaaaTCTTTTAGCAGCATATGTAACACCGAGCTTCTGAGCTTTATAGACAGTACCGAAAGATCCATATCCGATTATCTAAAATTGATTactttaacatattaaataaacattaagaCTTTATAATACCTGGCATAGTAACATATcctttatattaaatgtaaagttGCTGTCTGTAATTGAACTATAAGcgattggaaaattaaattatatattcaaatatattaatgaacatactatatacatataccttATGCAATTTTCGATCTCTTTGGCCACTGTTTCCATATTGGGCCTTTTTTGCGGATCATTATCCCAGTAACATTCAATCATCGATCTTATATTTCCAGAAGGTAGGTCTTCGGGAAGATGAGTGAGAGATGGATGGTAGCCGGACATAATACACATGCATCGGAACGGCAAAAAGTTCAAAAGAAAGTCATACCTATAGAAAAGCTTTCGTCGTGTCAAAACTTCCCAGAGCACCATGCCAAAACTGTATACGTCATATTTCTCCTTGTGCAGTAGATTATGTAAACCCTGAATGTGGGTTGACATTACTATGTAAAAAGTTATACATATTCAGTTCCATACCTCTGGTGCCATATATGCTATTGATCCACGTTTCTCCCATCCCTCTGGATTAATGGCCAACTCACCAATCTTCAGTTGTCGTAAGTTATTGGTTAGGAACAAGTTAGTTGGTTTTAAATTGCAATGGAAAATGGGAATGGCATGTAAAAATGCAAGACCCTACAAAAGGAAATcggaaatttaataaagttgtttgtaaaagaaatatgaaaatttttgcttacctgTGCACACTGATACATCCAATTGAGGGCAGTATTTGTggtatatttttgtattcccGTTCCGTAAATTTGTTCGTGCAGTGATCCACAGTCTGCATATTCCATTAGTAAGGATGGACAATTACTAAGCGACACTGAGGTgccataaaattttaaaatattttcatgatTGACGCACAACAATTTCGAGTACGCTTCTTTCAGATTTTCTTTCGaaacaatgccaattttacaATATTGTTTCACCGCAATCGTTCTATATTCCCATTCAGCTTTGTTCACAATAGAATAATTGTCTTTCCCGAGCTCCtgaataatgttaatttagcaactttttacatattttatttggtgtCTATTAAAGCGTTACCTCCTCCAGTTCTATATCACAAAAGTTAACACTTTGCGCCATGTCCGATCGATAACAGCTCTTCCGACAGACTAACCTGATAGGAAGTTACAAGCATTCTCAATAGTACtgatatttttagttttttttttatcagtataACAATTTTGATAATACTTGAGCCTTTATTATCGCATAATCAAAAATGCATTATCAGCTTGAATCAGTCTTAACTACATGatatcattaatattttttgtcgtTTAATTGATATCGAATGTCtacaagtaattttaaaatattccacGTCATTTTGATTGGAAAAGGTTCTGTTACACACAATACTGATATACTAATGTTTATATCACTATTATGCATTTATATTCTCCACATACGTTTATAATAGAGCACTGTTTACTATTTCACTTGACATTCATATCTTTCAAGCTTGTTAAATCGAAGGGATTGATAGAGTTCTtggaaaacaacaaacatacatacatagaaatCAATTGTAGTTAGTTTTCGTgggatttattaatttatatttctgataatattaaagatacgttaataataatttaataaatattaagttataaattattaagttaCGAATAAGAGTgcttattgaaaatattcaaacagTAAATAGTAGTGTCATACtctgaaaaatgtaatttggTAGCGATTAGGTTATTGAAATTGACTTTAACGCAATTAATGATAAGAAAATCAAGTGCATTTCTTATCGGAATTGAAGAATACTAGTTTTACCATTTGTATTATTTCGCAATTAGCTAAAactcattattttaaatggcTTGGCTACTTTATAAATGTTGTTCGAATtagttcttaaattttttcattttaatttaacattttaacaataagttgtgttagataaataaattttaaaacaaattattatttttaaatacgaaATGAGTTTCAAATTCGAGCACCAAACTAGCGCCATCTAGTGGCAAAATGAATGTAATGAGGAAGCGGTGCGGCGAATTGAGAAAATACTGCCGTtattgccaacttagctattttatagctagttcggGCTATTTTCAATGCAAGAAAAATGTTGATGATCTGCAAtgttttgctaaaaataaatacaaatttgaaaaaattttagcaaaaactCTGCAcaagttttcatatttaagaaattgatCACAATTGAAAATGGCTTAAGTCCGTTAACCAAGCCTGCCAGCCCGCATTTTGTTTCGTCATGACTCTTAAAACGAGCTGGCAGCGCTAAACTAAGTTTggaaatcagctgtgccgtTGTTGTGTTACCTCTTTgtgttcaattttaaattgcaagcGTCAGTCGCGTGTTTACTTtctgttaaataaaaacaaataatcatGGGTAACGCAAGTAGTAAAAAGGAAACGGACAATATGTACACCTCAGAGGAAATACGATTTCTAGAGGCAGCATATCGCAATGCATCCGGCGGTACATTGGAGAAATTAACTTCGGATCGACTTGTGGTAcgtactttttgtttttttttaggtcGTTGCACTTGTGCTACCAAAAATCAATGCTGCAGTTGCCTGCAGTTGCAACGCAGTGTGTTGTCTCCGGTCACAAGTTCAAGGTTTAGTGCTGTTCCTCATTTAGTGTCATGCGACtccattatatttttataatatataaacaatatcTATGGTGAAAGTTATCAGCGTTATCAGCAATAACGTACTCGGAACTTACTTTGCATTGATTGTTACGACTATATACGATACGAGTATTATTTATCGTTAGGCTGAACGTGtctaatttgtttgctttgcgcATTTGCGgctgatttttgttttgtttgctttgctgtttttaatttgcttgctAACGAATTAGTCGCGATTCCAAGGGTTCTCATAATTATGGCAACGagattaaattgaattgaattcaatGTGATAATAAACATTAAGTTCCTCGACCATCGCTCAATGCCAAAGAATTTGCAAACGATCGcataatatgtttattttggatacccttgcagagggtatAATGATTTAGTCGCGAAGTGtgttatacatatacagttagtcaagaaagtgtgcTGACAATTGTGTTTCCCTCTATACCCAGCCCTGACCTTAGGCAGGGTAAAGAAAAAGCTgcattaaaacaacaaaaatatatattttgatgaaaatgAATAGctcaaatttatgtaatacATGTCCACACAACttaaattggaaataaattatataggaAATATTTATCGTAAATTTAATTCAGGAGTCTCAAACAAGGGAATCAAACCTTCGGCTAGCCAATAATaagctttctttctttttcttaggAATATTGGTCCCAAACAATCGAACCGTCGTTAGCTGAGAACACAgttcagtttttgtttatgcCAACTAAGCAGCATAGCATGAATTTACCCTTAAAGCGATTTGGAGAACCCTACTATATTATGGAGCGGGGCAGCATTGatatgaaaatgcattttctcTTATCCTCAATGCAACGT includes the following:
- the LOC117780885 gene encoding ras-related and estrogen-regulated growth inhibitor isoform X1; this encodes MNATSPKSSLVKLGLHTNKQKTLKVMVLGQSGVGKTAMVVRFITRRFIGEYDPNLEKIYSCQTTLDNEAIQFDILDATGQLHELDGVSLESNIRWADAFILVYSITDKCSFDECSRLKFLINYNKRRRKLGSTSKLSFFQDYTLDIPVILVGNKTDQTGDRMVNLDEGQRRFRELSCACFHEISVRESVDQVQNVFRDVFRFWRVFTKFPKLKRSTSDVAHAANGILTPDSGSCSFYDSTPLGVARRSFLVIGSAGQEESSGDHTESTDDIASSSLGSSRSDIDAPFRNRASTDGTLLSRPRRWRYPPPGCLLPHTNRVERRMSISTRGSNASY
- the LOC117781106 gene encoding armadillo repeat-containing protein gudu, whose translation is MIGSGAAPRRQRKIREQCGSCPDRFSRDKRQVVVEDSDTTEEESSTDEEERWKDVARAAEIPAEYYNIQKLVKYIKAGNQTATIVSLCCLQDYDLRTQINQFAIQDIGGLDVLVNILECNDTKCCLGALSVLSDITLNIDIRKTIVDLDGIPLIVDILSSSMKDLKTMAAETLSNVSKVRLARKYVRSCGGISKLVDLLDIKMSILQTPRDQLSVEEIECLNMARAGARALWTLADSKHNMEQMRKSGIVPLMANLLKSVHIDVVIPIMGTVQKCSSEPKFQLAITTEGMIADIVNHLKSECIDLKVEGSSALYKCAFDATTRDLVREAGGLEPLVAIIKDKTIRDNKPLLRGATGAIWMCAMTDENVKELDEMNVIHHLVALLADECDEVLTNVTGALSECVRFQDNRVAVHNSGGLPAMVALLNSSHPPLLENLAKAIKECAEDPDSMRVLEKLDAVRLVWSLLKNTSPRVQANAAYAICPCVKNATDSAELVRSLVGAMELVVGLLKSKEIMVLSAVCAAIATIALDQTNLAILTDLRVIYKLADLVNTTDDMLRMNLAAAVAACACFGNNTEELGRLRTVTPIVTYMTSENPLVHRTTAMALEKLSMDPQNCITMHQSGVVPFLLECIGSTNKELQLAAAGCLRNIRELALRAEEYMLKIDDD
- the LOC117780885 gene encoding ras-related and estrogen-regulated growth inhibitor isoform X2; the protein is MNATSPKSSLVKLGLHTNKQKTLKVMVLGQSGVGKTAMVVRFITRRFIGEYDPNLEKIYSCQTTLDNEAIQFDILDATGQLHELDGVSLESNIRWADAFILVYSITDKCSFDECSRLKFLINYNKRRRKLGSTSKDYTLDIPVILVGNKTDQTGDRMVNLDEGQRRFRELSCACFHEISVRESVDQVQNVFRDVFRFWRVFTKFPKLKRSTSDVAHAANGILTPDSGSCSFYDSTPLGVARRSFLVIGSAGQEESSGDHTESTDDIASSSLGSSRSDIDAPFRNRASTDGTLLSRPRRWRYPPPGCLLPHTNRVERRMSISTRGSNASY